TAATTGGTATGCCACAGTCATGAGAAATCAATGAACCCATATGAAGTAAGGTGTATCTTTAAATGTATTGAGTCAAGCAAATATGGTGTACATAGTGTACCAGTACTGGAGGGGTAGAGCAAGCAAGTGGGCTTCATCCATCTCTGGAGATCACACAGTGGAGATACTCTGATTGGTGTAAAATGTGTGGAAGAGATGACTAGTTGTAAGCAAGCAGCTTTTAGTGGACTAACTACACACTCAAGTCCTCTTAAAATTTGAAAAAGACAAAACTTGTTGATCAAGCTAAATTATACAGTAAAATTGGTTGCTAGCGGGTTCACCATACTAGCTACCATCATATTTCAAGCTTTCGATTAAGCACTGTGCTTGCCAGATCCCGGGCACGAAGGTTACGTACACTACCAGCCAAaaatttggacacatctactcattcaagggattttcttaatttgtaatattttctacattgtagaataatagtgaaaacatcaaaactatgaaataactaggaatcaaaaaagtattaaacaaataaaaaatgttagattcttcaaagtagccatcctttgccttgatgacagctctgcagatgcttggcattcgctcaaccagcttcacatggaatgctttaccaacagtcttgaaggagttcccacatatgctgagcacgtgtggaggccaggtcatctaatgcagcacttcatcactctccttcttggtgaaatagcccttacacagcctgaggTGTGTTATgtcattgaaaaacaaatgatagccccactaagcgcaaaccagatttgatggcgtattgctgcagaatgcagtggtagccatgctgattaagtgtgccttgaattctaaataagtcacggacagtgtcaccagcaaagcacccccacaccatcacacctcctccatgcttcacgatgggaacaacacatgcagagatcatccgttcaccttctctgtgtctcacaaagacaaggcggtttgtaccaaaaatctcaaatttgaactcatcagaccaaatgacagatttccactggtcaaaggactcgtgtttcttggcccaagcaagtctcttcttctgattggtgtcctttactagtggtttctttgcagaaattcgatcACAAAGGCCTggttcatgcagtctcctctgaacagttgcttTTGAGATGTGAATGTtacctgaactctgtgaagcatttatttgggctgcaacttctgaggctggtaactctagtgaacttatcctctgcagcagaggtaactctgtggcCGTCCTCAtaagagtcagtttcatcatagcgcttgatagtttttgggactgcgcttgaagaaactttcaaagttcttgagattttccatattgactgaccttcatgtcttaaagtaatgatggactgtcgtttctctttgcttatttgagctgttcttggaataatatggacttggtcttttaccaaataggactatcttctgtataacacccctaccttgtcacaacagaattgattgtctcaaacgcattaagaaggaaagaaattcctttgttaaaacacctttggcagtgattacagcatcttgtcttcttgggtatgactctacaagctcagcatacctgtattttgggagtttctcccattcttctctgcagatcttctcaagctctgtcagattggatggagagcgtcactgcacagctattttcaggcctctccagaaatgttcaagtccgggctctggctgtgccactcaaggacattcagagtcttgtctggaagccactcctgcgttgtcttggctgtgtgcttagggtcgttgtcctgttggaaggtgaaccttcacccctgtctgaggtcctgggtgctctggagcaggttttcatcaaggatctctctgtactttgctcgatcctgacttgtctaccagtccctgccgctgaaaaacattcccacagcatgatactgccgcCACCGTGCCTCGCTGTAGGAAGGGTGCCAGATAGATAGGTCCGACTAGGTAGGTAGGTCGGTCCAGCCAGCTGGCCAGGTAGCTTGGTCCGGCCGGCGCACCAGATAGGTAGGTCCAGCAAACTGTCCAGATAGCTCGGTCCAACCAGGTACGTAGATAGGTCTGATGAACCACTTTGGACCATTGAGATGCAGCCTTAGCTTGGTAACAACAGATGTATTCTGGAAACTGTAATCCTCTTATTTCACAAAAGcacaaatgtattttaattttCAATTATTTTGTTGTTGAAGACTATACCAAATAAAAAAGACAGTGGTTCATCAGTCTTTGGTGTAGGCTACAGTAAATTCTGACTCAGGTCCCCTTCCCAGTGGCTCATGTTTCTTTCTAGGCCATAATATGTTCCCTAAAACTGAAAAGAAAACATGTAGAAAACATAtagtgcaaatcaaatcaaatcaaatgtatttatctagcccttcttacatcagctgatatctcaaagtgctgtacagaaacccagcctaaaaccccaaacagcaagcaatgcaggtgttgaagcacagtgactaggaaaaactccctagaaaggccaaaccctaggaagaaacctagagaggaaccaggctatgaggggtggccagtcctcttctggctgtaccgggtggagattataacagaacatggccaagatattgaaatgttcataaatgaccagcatagtcaaataataataatcacagtagttgtcgaggctgcaacaagtcagcacctcaggagtacatgtcagttggcttttcatagccgatcattaagagtatctctaccgctcctgctgtctctagagagttgaaaacagcaggtttgggacaggtagcacgtccagtgaacaggtcagggttccatagcagcaggcagaacagttgaaactggagcagcagcacggccaggtggactggggacagcaaggagtcatcatgcaaggtagtcctgaggcatggtcctagggctcaggtcctccgagagagagaaatagagaattagagagagcatacttaaattcacacaggacaccggataagacaggataagtactccagatataacagactgaccctagcccccagacacaaacaactgtagcataaatactggaggctgaggcaggaggggtcaggagacactgtggccccatccaaagATACCccacagacagggccaaacaggcaggatataaccccacctactttttttttattttttttatttcaccaggatTAGACGAATGGGTATACAGAGAAGAGTTACTTGGGTCACAGCCCATGTGGGAGTGGAGGGGAACGAGGCAGTTGAAGTACtgtactggctaaacaagcactTAGTCATGCGGATGTTGATGTTGTAGTTTCAATGAGCAAGGCAGAGGCAAAaagcctgatatggacagtgatttttttatttttttatttgatttatttcacctttatttaaccaggtaggctagttgagaacacctttatttaaccaggtaggctagttgagaacacctttatttaaccaggtaggctagttgagaacacctttatttaaccaggtaggctagttgataacacctttatttaaccaggtaggctagttgagaacaagttctcatttgcaactgcgacctggccaagataaagcatagcagtgtgagcatacaacaaagagttacacatggagtaaacaattaacaagtcaataacacagtagaaaacaaagggggggtctatatacaatgtgtgcaaaaggcatgaggaggtaggcaaataattacaattttgcagattaacactggagtgataaaagatcagatggtcatgtacaggtagagatattggtgtgcagaagagcagaaaagtaaataaataaaaacagtatggggatgaggtaggtgaaaagggtgggctatttaccaatagactatgtacagctgcagcgatcggttagctgctcagatagctgatgtttgaagttggtgagggagataaaagtctccaacttcagcgatttttgcaattcgttccagtcacaggcagcagagtactggaacgaaaggcggccaaatgaggtgttggctttagggatgatcagtgagatacacctgctggagcgcgtgctacggatgggtgttgccatcgtgaccagtgagctgagataaggcggagctttacctagcatagacttgtagatgacctggagccagtgggtcttgccaaagcacagcccccacacaacaagagggatatcttcaaccaccaacttaccatcctgagacaaggccgagtatagcccacaaagatctccgccaggACCAAATcgtaaagataggtaggagcaagcccgtgTTATGCTTTATAGGttggcagtaaaaccttgaaatcagcccttgccttaacaggaagccagtgtagggaggctagcactggagtaatatgatcaaattatttggttctagtcaggattctagcagccgtatttagcactaactgaagtttattttgtgctttatccgggtagccggaaagtagaacaTTGCAGTAATCTTACCTAGAAGTAAGAAAAGcttggatacatttttctgcatcatttttgtccagaaagtttctgatttttacaATGTTacttagatggaaaaaagctgtccttgaaacagtgtTGATATGATCGTCAAAAAAGAGATCCGGGTCCAGAGTAACGTCGAGGTCCTTcacagcagtgaaagttaacattatgttaaTGAATGACATCcacaagaggtaaaatatatagtgaaaacaatagtggtcctaaaacggaaccttgaggaacaccgaaatttacagttgatttgtcagaggacaaaccattcagagacaaactgatatctttctgacagataagatctaaaccaggccagaacatgtccgtgtagaccaatatGGGTTTCcgatctctccaaaagaatacggtgatcgatggtatcaaaagcagcactaaggtctaggagcacgagcaCAAATGCAGATCCTCGGCCTGACGCCATTAAAAGCTAATTTACCATCTTCttaagtgcagtctcagtgctatgatggggtctaaaaccagactgaagtgcAAGATTGTAATGATGCTGTATCTGGTGTGTGCTCACCATCCTGACCTGTCCCCGCTGAGTTAACGCTGCCTCTTTAGTGCATTGAAGTTCCAGTGCATCAGTACATACATGTATGAAATGTTGTTTTTCATTTGCACTCAAATGGTTTGAGATGTGTCCTCTGCCTTCCAATAAATTATCATTTTGTCTTTCTggcattttatattttataacTTTATTCTTAAAAATTGTGTGGGTTGGTCACATCAGAGCCAAAGCAAAGTAGCAGTTACTGGAATTCCCACTAGAGGGTAAAGTGGGGGTAAAGTTAACAGAAAGgaagcatgggaaacatacaagacatgaaataaaacattattttcaTTCACACCAACTGACATAACTGTAACTCTTGCGATCAACAGAGTTGATTGGAATTTGGTTCAGTGCACCTCATACAAACAAGAcagtaacacaaaataaaaaacaaaacatcCATAAAAGCATTCATATTTTAACCTCTAGATCTCGAGAGCCTCGGTACATACTAGTGACAAGCGCTAACCAGAATAGTTTTGTCTTCACTAAAGTGCCTGTGAAAGGAAGCTACTAGACTATTGAGACACAGACGCAGCCACCGTGTGTTTCCTTAAGGTGAGGAGGTGTTGAAGGTGCTCCCCGGGGGTCGGCGGGAGGCGAAGAAGTCCTGCTGTGTGAACATGATGATGGCGCTCGGTTTTCGTAGTAACAGGAACTGCAAGAAGTCGCCCATCATGGCGTGGTGCTCTGGGTGTTGCCGCAGGTACGAGGCATGCTCCACCTTCAACTcctcctgtaacacacacacagacatcttgTTGGAAATGTagtggtttgtgtgtgtacatgtgtatgtgtgtacctgtgtgtactTGGGGTGGGACCAGCATGAGCCTCGTGTTGATGGAGAGCCCACCTGCACTCAGCTGGCCTGGTGCATAAACAGCAACACCATATGACatcacaaagagagaaagagatgacagTGGTGTTctgtatgtatactgaacaaaaataaaaacgcaacatgtaaacaTGTTGtaatcatgagctgaaataaaagatcccggaaatgttccatacacacaaaaatctCATTTTCCAAGATTATACATCAACCTGACaggcgtggcatatcaagaagctgattaaacaccatgatcattacataggtgcaccttgtgttgggggcTATAAATGGCCACTCTAATATAAGTCGTTTTGTCatacaacataatgccacagatgtctcaagttgagggaggaTGCTGCCATATTTTCtcaaacaatgttggaggcagcttatgatagagaaatgaacatttaattctctggcaccagagctgttgccagagaattcaatgttaatttctctaccataagctacctccaacattgttttagagaatttggcagtatgtctaaacggcctcacaactgcagaccgtgtgtatggcgtcgtgtgggcgagcggtttggtgatgtcaacgttgtgaacagtgtgccccatggtggcggtggggttatggtatgggcaggcataagctacagacaatgaacacaattttattttatcgatggcagtttgaatgcacaaaaatacagtGACAAAATCCTGAGGCCcgtttttttaaaggtatctgtgaccaacagatgcatatctgcattcccagtcatgAAATCCATACATTATACCCTAATACTGTACGGACAGATGCTGggagatgagaagcaagtacagggagtgaatatttgtcacgccctgaccttagagagccttttttattctctatttggttaggtcagggtgtgacttgggtgggcaaatctatgtttctatttgttggcctagtatggttcccaatcagaggcagctgtttatcgttgtctctgtttggggatcatacttaggcagccctttttcccaccttagattgtggggtcttgtttgtgtgtagttgctttctgcactgcatgtagCTTTACGTaaatttttgtattttgttgtttttccggtgtcatttaaataaaataaaaatgtacgcctaccccgctgcaccttggtccaatcaaTCTCTAAACGATCGTGACAATATTTAATGAATAAACAGACAGGAAAAATAACACGAACAGTGTCTGTACAAGGGACACATAACGACATTAATGCTGGCTTGGGAAAGAAACTGAGGCAGTGACGGATATAGGGGAGGTTATTAATAACGTAATGGAGTTCAGGTGAGTCCGATGAAGTGCTGATGCGCGTAAGGATGGTGACAGATGTGCGTAATGATCAGCAGCCTGGCGACCTCGAGTGCCAGAGAGGAgaagcaggagcagatgtgacagtacCCCTCTCCCCCAGGGGCGCCACCTGGCGTCCCACCTGggagagcctgacgagccggctgaggcgcggGAGCATGACGAGCCGGCTGAGCCGCGGGAGCATGACGAGCCAGCTGAGCCTCGGGAGCATGACGAGCCAGCTGAGCCTCGGGAGCAtgatgagccggctgaggcgcGGGAGCATGACGAGCCGGCTGAGCCGTGGGAGCATGACGAGCCGGCTGAGCCTCGGGAGCATGATGGGCCGGCTGAGCCgcgggagcctgacgagccggctgaggcatggcgTGGGAGCCTGCCGAGCCAACCCAGGCTTGTGAACCTCTCgaaccagctgaggcatgggagcctctcgagccagctgaggcatgggagcctctcgagccagctgaggcatccccGGTTGCTTCGGCAGCAGCATCCGGAACCGGCGtcaccaacaaaaacaaaaaactccctgatgcttcaaATTGTGGAGTCAGCATTCTGtaaggacagacgctgggagacatAACGACATTAATGCTGACTCTGGAAAGAAACTGAGgcagtgacagatataggggaggtaattaataacgtgatggagtccaggtgagtccgatGAAGCGCTGATGGGcgtaacaatggtgacaggtgtgatAAACAGCCTGGCgacctcgagcgccagagagggggagcgggagcagacgtgacaaaaacatttatttcaattgactgatttcctcatatgacctgtaacttagtaaaatctttgaaattgttgaatgctgcatttatatttttgttcagtagaaaTCAGGGGAAAAGTAATTCCATAGTAAACAATTATAGACACAAATTTATAAGCATCTGAAATCCATGTTGTTTTTGAGTAAGATTTTCCATTGAATTCAGTATGTGAAAATGCACatcttgttacggttttctaggtgtgaaggagagtcggaccaaactgcagcgtgtagattgcgatccatgtttaatgaacaacgtacaacacaaatactacaaaacaaagaacgtaacgaaaaccaaaacagcctatactggtgcaaactaacatagaggacactaaggacaatcacccacgacaaactcaaagaatatggctgcctaaatatggttcccaatcagagacaacgataaacacctgcctctgattgagaaccactccagacagccatagactttgctagataaccccactagctacaatcccaatacatacacaccaaaaccccaagacaaaacacaccacaatacaaaaaccccatgccacaccctggcctgacccaatacatgaagaaaaacacaaaatacttagaccagggcgtgacagatctTATACAAAATGTGGTACTACAGAGCTTTATAAAGGAAAATACAGTGTAATATTGTATACTCATTGAAGTTAGTCAATTATTGTCATTTAGATTCAATTAGATTCAAGTATTTATTTACATAAACAAAACATTCAATAAGTATATAAAAAATGTCAACACCATAGAATATTTGTTTCATTTCCAAAACAGAAACATTTGATGAAAAATAACATATTAAACTATTTAAAAAGCAATCTTAAAGCTAAGTGAGAAAAGTTAGCATGCCCTCATTTTTGCAGTCCCACTGTTCTACAAGTGGTCAAAAGAGAGTTTTTACTTAGATTATTTTCATATGACTATTTAAGCTCTGGATTTGTCATCACACCAGCATCATCAGGTTCTTACAGTCTAGCCATCAATTTGGTCAAAGGAGCTGCCTCCCCTGCACCTCCTGGCTGAGAGCATTGCCATGCCTCTAACTGCTGCACAGCCTCTTTCAGCTTCCCTGTCGCCTTCTCCCCATAGGCCAACCCTGATCTGAACATTAACCCTGGTCTTTTGGGGCCCTGCTGATGCAAGTGTCTACACAGTTTCTCCAAGTCCCTGTTCAGACTAAATTCCCTACAGGATGTCAATTCCACAGGTAGGCCGCTCCTCTCCGGGGCCTTGCCTAGGTGCACCAACCAGAACTTGGCCAGCTCATTGGGGCACTGAGCGTAGCTTGCCACCATGTTGAGCACCAGAGGAAACAGGTCATGAGCCGCGGCTGGTACTGTGTGTTCCCCTGGGCCAGTGTGGCAGTGGTTGGGCTGCGGGCTTACCACCATCACCCTGGCTACGGATTTGGCTTGATCTGCTAGCCAGCGAATCGGGCCCTGCTCTGCCAGCCTGCCACGCTGCCACATGTCGATAGCCACCTGGCAGTCACCATGCCACTGGAGGAACTCAGCAAAAGCTAGCACAGCTCTCTGGAAGACAGGGTTTTCTGCAGGGTACACCACCAGCACCGACACAGTGACCTCAGTTGCCTTCGGCAGCTCAGTGAAGTGGGAATTTGAGTGCCTTCCATACATTTGATCTGGAAAATAAATGAGAGAGGAGATAGTTACATCAAAACAAAGAGTTTGTTCAATGTTGATTCCTGAATTTAAAGAGATCCTGTTTAGCTTACACAGAGTGAGCGAGCAAGCCACCAGTGCCACGAGCCCAGCTAAGCATCCAAGATAGACTATTAGAAGGCTTGCTGGTTTCACCTCATCATCATTACGGGTGGTAACTGTAATGCAAAAAACTCCAGAAGATTACATTTTACCCCAGGAGACCCATTAGGGGTGGTTACTGTAATAACACTGCATTTTACCCCAGGAGACCCATTACGGGTGGTTACTGTAATAACACTGCATTTTACCCCAGGAGACCCATTACGGGTGGTTACTGTAATAACACTGCATTTTACCCCAGGAGACCCATTACGGGTGGTTACTGTAATAACACTGCATTTTACCCCAGGAGACCCATTACGGGTGGTTACTGTAATAACACTGCATTTTACCCCAGGAGACCCATTACGGGTGGTTACTGTAATAACATTGCATTTTACTCCAGGACACCCATTATGGGAGGTAACTGTAATAACCCTACATTTTACCCCAGGAGACTCATTACGGGTGGAAGCTGTAATAAGACTACATTTTACCCCAGGAGACCCATTACGGGTAACGGGTAACTCTACATGATTCATGAGACACTGCTATGTTCACGTCAGGGGAGCTGAGCCAGGAGGGAGCTTCAATAACTCTACATGATTCATGAGACACTGCTATGTTCACGTCAGGGGAGCTGAGCCAGGAGGGAGCTTCAATAACTCTACATGATTCATGAGAGACTGCTATGTTCACGTCAGGGGAGCTGAGCCAGGAGGGAGCTTCAATAACTCTACATGATTCATGAGAGACTGCTATGTTCACGTCAGGGGAGCTGAGCCAGGAGGGAGCATCAATAACTCTACATGATTCATGAGACACTGCTATGTTCACGTCAGGGGAGCTGAGCCAGGAGGGAGCTTCAATAACTCTACATGATTCATGAGACACTGCTATGTTCACGTCAGGGGAGCTGAGCCAGGAGGGAGCTTCAATAACTCTACATGATTCATGAGACACTGCTATGTTCACGTCAGGGGAGTTGAGCCAGGAGGGAGCTTCAATAACTCTACATGATTCATGAGAGACTGCTATGTTCACGTCAGGGGAGCTGAGCCAGGAGGGAG
This genomic stretch from Oncorhynchus kisutch isolate 150728-3 linkage group LG24, Okis_V2, whole genome shotgun sequence harbors:
- the il17rb gene encoding uncharacterized protein il17rb encodes the protein MRTLLLIIFSKLLTAQPSPIISVTCEESEDEIPPEWIEIPQACPSLLLALKVAVLPEDFGAIQLNISWAINIDKSIYYLTGTWIDIDGDTYRCQYEPPFEEVDLRGLEQLWFYYLAPAKPGIHKIITAYNLPIPAEGEFSKFTTCNVPYATSNDDTAELAWPTSNPTVMPISVTTRNDDEVKPASLLIVYLGCLAGLVALVACSLTLYQMYGRHSNSHFTELPKATEVTVSVLVVYPAENPVFQRAVLAFAEFLQWHGDCQVAIDMWQRGRLAEQGPIRWLADQAKSVARVMVVSPQPNHCHTGPGEHTVPAAAHDLFPLVLNMVASYAQCPNELAKFWLVHLGKAPERSGLPVELTSCREFSLNRDLEKLCRHLHQQGPKRPGLMFRSGLAYGEKATGKLKEAVQQLEAWQCSQPGGAGEAAPLTKLMARL